In one window of Littorina saxatilis isolate snail1 linkage group LG11, US_GU_Lsax_2.0, whole genome shotgun sequence DNA:
- the LOC138979591 gene encoding circumsporozoite protein-like, translating to MSHSGVKKTHQINPPVNQEINLPVNQEINPPVNQEINPPVNQEINPPVNQEINPPVNQEINPPVNQEINPPVNQEINPPVNQEINPPVNQEINPPVNQEINPPVNQEINPPVNQEINLPVNQEINPPVNQEINPPVNQEINLPVNQEINLPVNQEINPPVNQEINLPVNQEINLPVNQEINPPVNQEINPPVNQEINLPVNQEINPPVNQEINPPVNQEINLPVNQEINPPVNQEINPPVNQEINLPVNQEINLPVNQEINPPVNQEINLPVNQEINPPVNQEINPPVNQEINPPVNQEINPPVNQEINLPVNQEINPPVNQEINPPVNQEINPPVNQTGVNT from the coding sequence AAATCAACCCTCCCGTCAACCAAGAAATCAACCTTCCCGTCAACCAAGAAATCAACCCTCCCGTCAACCAAGAAATCAACCCTCCCGTCAACCAAGAAATCAACCCTCCCGTCAACCAAGAAATCAACCCTCCCGTCAACCAAGAAATCAACCCTCCCGTCAACCAAGAAATCAACCCTCCCGTCAACCAAGAAATCAACCCTCCCGTCAACCAAGAAATCAACCCCCCCGTCAACCAAGAAATCAACCCTCCAGTCAACCAAGAAATCAACCCTCCAGTCAACCAAGAAATCAACCCTCCCGTCAACCAAGAAATCAACCTTCCCGTCAACCAAGAAATCAACCCTCCAGTCAACCAAGAAATCAACCCTCCCGTCAACCAAGAAATCAACCTTCCCGTCAACCAAGAAATCAACCTTCCCGTCAACCAAGAAATCAACCCTCCCGTCAACCAAGAAATCAACCTTCCCGTCAACCAAGAAATCAACCTTCCCGTCAACCAAGAAATCAACCCTCCAGTCAACCAAGAAATCAACCCTCCAGTCAACCAAGAAATCAACCTTCCCGTCAACCAAGAAATCAACCCTCCAGTCAACCAAGAAATCAACCCTCCCGTCAACCAAGAAATCAACCTTCCCGTCAACCAAGAAATCAACCCTCCCGTCAACCAAGAAATCAACCCTCCCGTCAACCAAGAAATCAACCTTCCCGTCAACCAAGAAATCAACCTTCCCGTCAACCAAGAAATCAACCCTCCCGTCAACCAAGAAATCAACCTTCCCGTCAACCAAGAAATCAACCCTCCCGTCAACCAAGAAATCAACCCTCCAGTCAACCAAGAAATCAACCCTCCCGTCAACCAAGAAATCAACCCTCCCGTCAACCAAGAAATCAACCTTCCCGTCAACCAAGAAATCAACCCTCCCGTCAACCAAGAAATCAACCCTCCCGTCAACCAAGAAATCAACCCTCCCGTCAACCAAACAGGAGTAAACACATAG